A single window of Pyxicephalus adspersus chromosome 10, UCB_Pads_2.0, whole genome shotgun sequence DNA harbors:
- the ENTPD1 gene encoding ectonucleoside triphosphate diphosphohydrolase 1 isoform X3, whose translation MEEPKVAKQKTWNKKALLILGVFFVLGIVALTVVAVLQNKPLPENLKYGIVLDAGSSHTSLYIYQWPAEKENDTGVVQQVEECKVEGNGISSYNQKPENAGLSLQACLNKAREVIPVNKHKETPVYLGATAGMRLLRLTNSRSAEEVLTSVENTLRSSPFDFQGARIITGQEEGAYGWITINYLLGNFIQNSPWFNIIPNSKQGTSGALDLGGASTQITFVSDENIESQDNTLRFRLYGKSYNVYTHSFLCYGKDQALRLQLANSMTDGQNITLLDPCFNSGYRRNVSTADLYSSPCVSSLRTLTLPQTIQIQGTGNYQLCKKKVESIFNVSHCSYSRCSFNGIFQPVLQGEFGAFSAFFFVMDFLKLAKGKASLDSVKNTVERHCSKPWFEVKRDSGNVKEKYLSEYCFSGVYILNLLDLYGFNASSWEDITFLGKIHGSDAGWTLGYMLNLTNMIPAELPASPPLSHGGYVGLMVFFSVFISIILLTCWLTSRKPKCLQKGII comes from the exons TTGCAAAACAGAAGACATGGAACAAGAAGGCCCTTTTGATCCTTggagttttctttgttttggggATCGTTGCTTTAACAGTTGTGGCAGTGCTGCAGAATAAACCTCTCCCGGAGAATCTTAAG TATGGTATTGTGTTAGATGCCGGTTCCTCACACACCAGTCTGTACATCTACCAATGGCCAGCGGAGAAAGAAAATGACACGGGCGTTGTCCAACAAGTAGAAGAATGTAAAGTGGAAG GCAATGGAATATCCAGCTACAATCAGAAGCCAGAGAACGCtggtctctctctgcaggcatgTTTGAACAAAGCACGAGAAGTTATCCCAGTGAATAAGCACAAAGAGACTCCCGTGTACCTAGGAGCCACTGCTGGAATGCGGCTGCTCAG GCTCACTAACTCCAGGTCAGCAGAAGAGGTCCTCACATCTGTGGAAAACACATTGCGCTCGTCTCCCTTTGATTTTCAAGGTGCCAGAATAATTACAGGGCAAGAAGAAGGAGCCTATGGCTGGATCACCATCAACTATCTCCTAGGAAACTTCATACAA AATTCACCCTGGTTCAACATTATACCAAATTCTAAACAAGGAACATCAGGTGCATTGGACCTCGGAGGGGCTTCCACGCAGATCACGTTTGTATCTGATGAAAATATTGAATCGCAGGATAACACTTTGCGCTTCCGCTTGTATGGGAAATCTTATAACGTCTATACACACAGCTTCCTGTGCTATGGGAAAGACCAGGCTCTCCGTCTGCAGCTGGCCAACAGTATGACG GATGGACAGAACATTACCCTCCTGGACCCATGCTTTAACTCAGGATATAGGCGGAATGTCAGCACAGCAGACCTCTACAGCAGCCCTTGTGTGTCTAGTCTGAGAACCCTCACCCTTCCGCAGACCATTCAGATTCAGGGGACCGGCAACTACCAGCTATGCAAGAAGAAAGTCGAGTCCATTTTCAATGTATCCCACTGTAGCTATTCACGATGTTCATTCAATGGGATTTTCCAGCCAGTGCTGCAAGGAGAGTTTGGG GCcttctctgcctttttttttgttatggactttttaaagctcgCCAAGGGGAAAGCTTCTCTGGACAGCGTGAAGAACACAGTGGAGAGACATTGTTCTAAACCATGGTTTGAG GTGAAAAGGGATTCCGGCAATGTAAAGGAGAAGTATCTCAGTGAATATTGTTTCTCTGGTGTCTACATTCTAAATCTCCTGGATCTGTATGGCTTTAATGCTAGCAGCTGGGAGGACATCACATTCCTAGGCAAg ATCCACGGTAGCGATGCTGGATGGACTCTGGGCTACATGCTGAATCTGACCAATATGATCCCGGCTGAGCTTCCTGCTTCCCCTCCGCTGTCCCATGGTGGCTATGTTGGACTCATGGTCTTCTTCTCCGTTTTCATATCCATAATCCTTTTGACTTGCTGGCTGACATCCCGAAAACCAAAATGTCTACAGAAGGGTATAATCTAG
- the ENTPD1 gene encoding ectonucleoside triphosphate diphosphohydrolase 1 isoform X1, with translation MGKQKNTTAGTKKMPIVAKQKTWNKKALLILGVFFVLGIVALTVVAVLQNKPLPENLKYGIVLDAGSSHTSLYIYQWPAEKENDTGVVQQVEECKVEGNGISSYNQKPENAGLSLQACLNKAREVIPVNKHKETPVYLGATAGMRLLRLTNSRSAEEVLTSVENTLRSSPFDFQGARIITGQEEGAYGWITINYLLGNFIQNSPWFNIIPNSKQGTSGALDLGGASTQITFVSDENIESQDNTLRFRLYGKSYNVYTHSFLCYGKDQALRLQLANSMTDGQNITLLDPCFNSGYRRNVSTADLYSSPCVSSLRTLTLPQTIQIQGTGNYQLCKKKVESIFNVSHCSYSRCSFNGIFQPVLQGEFGAFSAFFFVMDFLKLAKGKASLDSVKNTVERHCSKPWFEVKRDSGNVKEKYLSEYCFSGVYILNLLDLYGFNASSWEDITFLGKIHGSDAGWTLGYMLNLTNMIPAELPASPPLSHGGYVGLMVFFSVFISIILLTCWLTSRKPKCLQKGII, from the exons TTGCAAAACAGAAGACATGGAACAAGAAGGCCCTTTTGATCCTTggagttttctttgttttggggATCGTTGCTTTAACAGTTGTGGCAGTGCTGCAGAATAAACCTCTCCCGGAGAATCTTAAG TATGGTATTGTGTTAGATGCCGGTTCCTCACACACCAGTCTGTACATCTACCAATGGCCAGCGGAGAAAGAAAATGACACGGGCGTTGTCCAACAAGTAGAAGAATGTAAAGTGGAAG GCAATGGAATATCCAGCTACAATCAGAAGCCAGAGAACGCtggtctctctctgcaggcatgTTTGAACAAAGCACGAGAAGTTATCCCAGTGAATAAGCACAAAGAGACTCCCGTGTACCTAGGAGCCACTGCTGGAATGCGGCTGCTCAG GCTCACTAACTCCAGGTCAGCAGAAGAGGTCCTCACATCTGTGGAAAACACATTGCGCTCGTCTCCCTTTGATTTTCAAGGTGCCAGAATAATTACAGGGCAAGAAGAAGGAGCCTATGGCTGGATCACCATCAACTATCTCCTAGGAAACTTCATACAA AATTCACCCTGGTTCAACATTATACCAAATTCTAAACAAGGAACATCAGGTGCATTGGACCTCGGAGGGGCTTCCACGCAGATCACGTTTGTATCTGATGAAAATATTGAATCGCAGGATAACACTTTGCGCTTCCGCTTGTATGGGAAATCTTATAACGTCTATACACACAGCTTCCTGTGCTATGGGAAAGACCAGGCTCTCCGTCTGCAGCTGGCCAACAGTATGACG GATGGACAGAACATTACCCTCCTGGACCCATGCTTTAACTCAGGATATAGGCGGAATGTCAGCACAGCAGACCTCTACAGCAGCCCTTGTGTGTCTAGTCTGAGAACCCTCACCCTTCCGCAGACCATTCAGATTCAGGGGACCGGCAACTACCAGCTATGCAAGAAGAAAGTCGAGTCCATTTTCAATGTATCCCACTGTAGCTATTCACGATGTTCATTCAATGGGATTTTCCAGCCAGTGCTGCAAGGAGAGTTTGGG GCcttctctgcctttttttttgttatggactttttaaagctcgCCAAGGGGAAAGCTTCTCTGGACAGCGTGAAGAACACAGTGGAGAGACATTGTTCTAAACCATGGTTTGAG GTGAAAAGGGATTCCGGCAATGTAAAGGAGAAGTATCTCAGTGAATATTGTTTCTCTGGTGTCTACATTCTAAATCTCCTGGATCTGTATGGCTTTAATGCTAGCAGCTGGGAGGACATCACATTCCTAGGCAAg ATCCACGGTAGCGATGCTGGATGGACTCTGGGCTACATGCTGAATCTGACCAATATGATCCCGGCTGAGCTTCCTGCTTCCCCTCCGCTGTCCCATGGTGGCTATGTTGGACTCATGGTCTTCTTCTCCGTTTTCATATCCATAATCCTTTTGACTTGCTGGCTGACATCCCGAAAACCAAAATGTCTACAGAAGGGTATAATCTAG
- the ENTPD1 gene encoding ectonucleoside triphosphate diphosphohydrolase 1 isoform X2 has product MDGNTVSLAVAKQKTWNKKALLILGVFFVLGIVALTVVAVLQNKPLPENLKYGIVLDAGSSHTSLYIYQWPAEKENDTGVVQQVEECKVEGNGISSYNQKPENAGLSLQACLNKAREVIPVNKHKETPVYLGATAGMRLLRLTNSRSAEEVLTSVENTLRSSPFDFQGARIITGQEEGAYGWITINYLLGNFIQNSPWFNIIPNSKQGTSGALDLGGASTQITFVSDENIESQDNTLRFRLYGKSYNVYTHSFLCYGKDQALRLQLANSMTDGQNITLLDPCFNSGYRRNVSTADLYSSPCVSSLRTLTLPQTIQIQGTGNYQLCKKKVESIFNVSHCSYSRCSFNGIFQPVLQGEFGAFSAFFFVMDFLKLAKGKASLDSVKNTVERHCSKPWFEVKRDSGNVKEKYLSEYCFSGVYILNLLDLYGFNASSWEDITFLGKIHGSDAGWTLGYMLNLTNMIPAELPASPPLSHGGYVGLMVFFSVFISIILLTCWLTSRKPKCLQKGII; this is encoded by the exons TTGCAAAACAGAAGACATGGAACAAGAAGGCCCTTTTGATCCTTggagttttctttgttttggggATCGTTGCTTTAACAGTTGTGGCAGTGCTGCAGAATAAACCTCTCCCGGAGAATCTTAAG TATGGTATTGTGTTAGATGCCGGTTCCTCACACACCAGTCTGTACATCTACCAATGGCCAGCGGAGAAAGAAAATGACACGGGCGTTGTCCAACAAGTAGAAGAATGTAAAGTGGAAG GCAATGGAATATCCAGCTACAATCAGAAGCCAGAGAACGCtggtctctctctgcaggcatgTTTGAACAAAGCACGAGAAGTTATCCCAGTGAATAAGCACAAAGAGACTCCCGTGTACCTAGGAGCCACTGCTGGAATGCGGCTGCTCAG GCTCACTAACTCCAGGTCAGCAGAAGAGGTCCTCACATCTGTGGAAAACACATTGCGCTCGTCTCCCTTTGATTTTCAAGGTGCCAGAATAATTACAGGGCAAGAAGAAGGAGCCTATGGCTGGATCACCATCAACTATCTCCTAGGAAACTTCATACAA AATTCACCCTGGTTCAACATTATACCAAATTCTAAACAAGGAACATCAGGTGCATTGGACCTCGGAGGGGCTTCCACGCAGATCACGTTTGTATCTGATGAAAATATTGAATCGCAGGATAACACTTTGCGCTTCCGCTTGTATGGGAAATCTTATAACGTCTATACACACAGCTTCCTGTGCTATGGGAAAGACCAGGCTCTCCGTCTGCAGCTGGCCAACAGTATGACG GATGGACAGAACATTACCCTCCTGGACCCATGCTTTAACTCAGGATATAGGCGGAATGTCAGCACAGCAGACCTCTACAGCAGCCCTTGTGTGTCTAGTCTGAGAACCCTCACCCTTCCGCAGACCATTCAGATTCAGGGGACCGGCAACTACCAGCTATGCAAGAAGAAAGTCGAGTCCATTTTCAATGTATCCCACTGTAGCTATTCACGATGTTCATTCAATGGGATTTTCCAGCCAGTGCTGCAAGGAGAGTTTGGG GCcttctctgcctttttttttgttatggactttttaaagctcgCCAAGGGGAAAGCTTCTCTGGACAGCGTGAAGAACACAGTGGAGAGACATTGTTCTAAACCATGGTTTGAG GTGAAAAGGGATTCCGGCAATGTAAAGGAGAAGTATCTCAGTGAATATTGTTTCTCTGGTGTCTACATTCTAAATCTCCTGGATCTGTATGGCTTTAATGCTAGCAGCTGGGAGGACATCACATTCCTAGGCAAg ATCCACGGTAGCGATGCTGGATGGACTCTGGGCTACATGCTGAATCTGACCAATATGATCCCGGCTGAGCTTCCTGCTTCCCCTCCGCTGTCCCATGGTGGCTATGTTGGACTCATGGTCTTCTTCTCCGTTTTCATATCCATAATCCTTTTGACTTGCTGGCTGACATCCCGAAAACCAAAATGTCTACAGAAGGGTATAATCTAG